The Fortiea contorta PCC 7126 genome has a segment encoding these proteins:
- a CDS encoding N-acetylmuramoyl-L-alanine amidase, whose amino-acid sequence MGRIFISAAHGGIEAGRTDPGAIAGGTTEAREMILLRDLIVVELRARSFEVLSVPDDLSAAQTIAWINARGRATDVALEIQMNAASNPSVRGASVYYITTNSDRKSNAELVLMGLLRRVTQLPNRGVKPDTESGLGRLIFCRQVAIASLAMEVGFLTNPEDRALLQTRRREFAAGIASGLESWSRVVDPGKAPAPEPTYPAINININGQQYQEQGILINGNAHIPIDLVDRLRIDLSKAPDVRRITYRRVVYVKAIELRDFHISINWDAANRTLNLRSISVICSGQFDKIVGNGNTSEVQLQLFLRNNNENALVQFPDIPKLYREEGSIEGINYDIAFCQMCVETGFLRFGGDIKPQQNNFAGLGTAGGGGDAASFESARIGVRAHIQHLKAYASLEPLVQPVVAPRFRFVTRGVATVIDQLSGRWSADLDYGAKITAMLKRLYESAGLL is encoded by the coding sequence ATGGGGCGGATTTTTATTTCAGCGGCTCATGGAGGGATAGAAGCAGGAAGAACTGATCCAGGTGCGATCGCTGGTGGTACGACTGAAGCGAGGGAAATGATTCTGCTGCGAGATTTGATTGTGGTGGAACTGCGGGCGCGGAGTTTTGAGGTGTTGTCTGTTCCGGATGATTTGAGTGCGGCGCAAACTATCGCTTGGATTAATGCTCGCGGGCGCGCTACTGATGTGGCGTTGGAGATTCAAATGAACGCCGCTAGTAATCCGAGTGTGCGCGGGGCTAGCGTTTATTACATTACCACTAATAGCGATCGCAAAAGCAATGCGGAATTAGTGCTGATGGGGCTATTGCGTCGCGTGACTCAGCTACCAAATCGCGGTGTCAAGCCAGATACTGAAAGTGGTTTGGGGCGATTAATTTTTTGTCGTCAAGTGGCGATCGCTTCTTTAGCAATGGAAGTCGGTTTTCTCACCAACCCTGAAGACAGGGCTTTGTTGCAAACACGTCGTCGAGAATTTGCTGCGGGAATTGCAAGTGGGCTGGAGTCTTGGAGTCGTGTTGTTGATCCTGGTAAAGCACCCGCCCCAGAGCCAACCTATCCAGCGATCAATATCAACATTAATGGACAACAGTATCAAGAGCAAGGAATATTAATCAACGGTAATGCTCACATCCCCATAGATTTAGTAGACCGTTTGCGAATTGATTTGTCAAAAGCGCCTGATGTCCGCCGCATCACCTATCGTCGGGTTGTGTATGTCAAAGCGATCGAATTACGAGATTTTCATATTTCGATTAATTGGGACGCAGCCAATCGCACTCTCAATTTGCGCTCAATTTCGGTGATTTGTTCTGGTCAATTTGACAAAATTGTCGGTAACGGCAACACTTCTGAGGTACAACTGCAATTATTCTTGCGAAACAACAATGAAAATGCTTTAGTGCAGTTTCCCGATATCCCCAAACTCTACCGAGAGGAAGGAAGCATCGAGGGAATTAATTATGACATAGCTTTTTGCCAAATGTGTGTAGAAACTGGTTTTTTACGCTTTGGTGGCGACATCAAACCCCAACAAAATAACTTTGCTGGTTTAGGTACTGCTGGGGGCGGTGGGGATGCTGCGTCTTTTGAAAGCGCCAGAATTGGTGTGAGAGCGCATATCCAACATTTAAAAGCTTACGCTAGTTTAGAGCCTTTAGTGCAGCCTGTGGTAGCTCCCCGGTTTCGCTTCGTCACCCGTGGTGTCGCTACTGTCATTGATCAACTATCAGGACGTTGGTCAGCAGATCTGGATTATGGCGCCAAAATTACAGCCATGCTCAAAAGATTATATGAGTCTGCGGGGTTGTTGTGA
- a CDS encoding DUF4388 domain-containing protein, whose translation MAITGNFADFSLPELLQFLDQGKKTGVLYIEFVSAESQDNKKQTYYVWLHQGRIIAASDRLDQKGLTSLIVQRGWISERVISRVVQTSSGSIITPLGLFLKSQGMLQSEHLKMLFNSQVLRPICTLFQVKNGVFKFDPVSTLLLPLSEMTGLSMSGTELILMGLRNMKDWKIFANKLPKPSSALSSLLVKKPQIQLNAQEWQVWEFVNGNMSLQDIGRHLKLSVEIVQQIAFRLIIVGLAEETMMMTATLPQITMEDSQSINTPSSVTDSVSKKPTISNSLLKSLVSFLQTKAS comes from the coding sequence ATGGCTATTACTGGTAATTTTGCAGATTTTTCTTTGCCAGAACTACTTCAGTTTTTAGATCAAGGAAAAAAAACAGGAGTACTTTACATTGAGTTTGTTTCAGCAGAATCTCAAGATAATAAAAAACAAACATATTATGTCTGGTTGCATCAAGGTCGTATAATCGCTGCGTCTGACCGCTTAGATCAAAAAGGCTTAACATCACTGATTGTTCAACGGGGATGGATTAGCGAACGTGTCATTTCTAGGGTTGTACAAACTTCCTCTGGTTCTATTATTACTCCATTAGGTTTATTCTTAAAATCTCAGGGAATGCTGCAATCTGAACACTTAAAAATGTTATTTAATAGTCAAGTATTGCGTCCAATTTGTACATTATTTCAAGTTAAAAATGGCGTGTTTAAGTTTGATCCTGTCTCAACTTTACTCTTACCTTTATCAGAAATGACAGGTTTGAGTATGTCAGGAACTGAACTCATACTTATGGGTTTGCGAAATATGAAAGACTGGAAAATTTTTGCAAATAAACTACCAAAACCAAGTTCGGCGTTATCAAGTTTACTTGTGAAAAAGCCTCAAATACAGTTGAACGCTCAAGAGTGGCAAGTGTGGGAGTTTGTCAACGGTAATATGTCTTTACAAGATATTGGTCGCCACCTTAAACTGTCTGTAGAGATTGTACAACAAATTGCCTTTAGATTGATTATTGTCGGTTTAGCTGAGGAAACTATGATGATGACGGCTACTCTTCCCCAAATTACTATGGAAGATTCTCAGAGTATAAACACACCATCATCAGTGACTGATTCTGTTAGCAAGAAGCCGACGATTAGTAATTCACTCCTGAAAAGTTTAGTGAGTTTTCTCCAGACTAAAGCCAGTTAG
- a CDS encoding nucleoside deaminase has translation MHQEHFMRLALLEAKKGNAPYGAVIVKNNEVVAVGHNTVNQDSDPSAHAEINVIRSLTAKLKNPSLQGYSIYTTGEPCPMCATACVWAGISEIIYAVSIQDLIAIKQAQIDISCEEIIAKSFRNIKVTKGVLKTECLQLFKQI, from the coding sequence ATGCACCAAGAACATTTTATGCGCCTAGCACTGCTAGAAGCAAAAAAAGGTAACGCCCCCTATGGTGCGGTGATTGTCAAAAATAACGAAGTTGTGGCTGTAGGTCATAATACCGTCAATCAAGACAGCGATCCATCCGCCCACGCAGAAATCAACGTCATTCGCAGTTTAACAGCCAAACTAAAAAACCCCTCTTTACAAGGTTATAGTATATATACAACTGGTGAACCTTGCCCTATGTGTGCAACTGCTTGTGTTTGGGCTGGTATTTCCGAAATTATATATGCTGTTTCAATTCAAGATTTAATTGCCATTAAACAAGCGCAAATTGATATATCTTGTGAAGAAATAATCGCTAAATCTTTTAGAAATATCAAAGTAACCAAAGGAGTTTTAAAAACCGAATGTTTACAGTTATTTAAACAAATCTAA
- a CDS encoding Spy/CpxP family protein refolding chaperone gives MKLKVLSIAAGALALTLTATPFIAQAQPASPANQPGVEAPKKERGPWKNLNLTEDQKNQLKTIRTNTRSRIEALLTPEQKQKLQEAKANRSRGQRPQGERSQGGPFAFLNLSETQKTQIKQIMESSKQEMEAVLTPEQRQKLQEFKNNARARRQPATR, from the coding sequence ATGAAACTCAAAGTATTATCAATCGCTGCTGGCGCACTTGCTCTGACCTTAACTGCAACTCCTTTCATAGCCCAAGCACAACCAGCTTCACCTGCAAATCAACCGGGTGTAGAAGCTCCTAAGAAAGAGCGGGGCCCGTGGAAAAATCTCAATCTCACCGAAGACCAAAAAAACCAACTTAAAACAATTCGCACCAATACTCGCAGCCGAATTGAAGCACTTCTCACCCCAGAACAAAAGCAAAAATTACAAGAAGCGAAAGCAAATCGGAGTCGGGGTCAACGTCCCCAAGGTGAACGTTCACAGGGCGGGCCTTTTGCTTTTCTGAACTTATCAGAAACTCAAAAAACCCAAATTAAACAAATTATGGAATCTTCCAAGCAAGAAATGGAAGCAGTGCTGACACCTGAACAACGCCAAAAACTGCAGGAGTTCAAAAATAACGCTCGTGCCCGTCGTCAACCAGCTACTCGTTAA
- a CDS encoding roadblock/LC7 domain-containing protein: MAINTEKLGFILQTFVTDTNDIQGVALVTADGLPLATSLPNGMDEERVSAMSAAILSLGERICLELARGTIERIFVEGKKGFGILTGSGEDAILLVLASETAKQGVLMLEIKRLLAELKLILM; encoded by the coding sequence ATGGCAATCAATACAGAAAAGCTTGGCTTTATCTTGCAAACATTTGTGACAGACACTAACGATATTCAAGGTGTAGCACTTGTGACTGCTGATGGTCTACCTTTAGCAACCAGCTTACCTAACGGGATGGATGAAGAACGGGTATCAGCAATGTCTGCGGCGATACTTTCTTTGGGGGAACGTATTTGTTTGGAGTTAGCTAGAGGGACTATTGAACGCATCTTCGTTGAGGGAAAAAAAGGTTTTGGAATTCTAACTGGTAGCGGTGAAGATGCTATATTGCTGGTTTTAGCTAGTGAGACAGCTAAACAGGGAGTATTAATGCTAGAAATTAAACGCCTTCTCGCCGAACTCAAACTAATTTTGATGTAA
- a CDS encoding ion transporter, which produces MLLTREKAEFYLKDLETPVGRAINLTIAGLVLLSSGIFVAETYEIPELFRLQLNVIDTVIFVIFALEYILRLWSAENKLKYLVSFYSIIDLMAILPFFLGAVDISFIRLLRWFRILKLIRFIDKKNLFSSISTEDGVIFVRILFTLFAIIFVYSGLIYQVEHPVNPQGFATFLDALYFSIVTMTTVGFGDVTPISELGRGLTVLMILTGIALIPWQVGDLIKRLVKTVNQVETICSGCGLAFHDADAGFCKRCGTKL; this is translated from the coding sequence ATGTTGCTGACTAGAGAAAAAGCTGAATTTTATCTCAAAGATTTAGAAACGCCTGTAGGTAGAGCAATTAATTTAACAATTGCGGGACTAGTGCTGTTGTCATCAGGAATTTTTGTAGCGGAAACTTATGAGATTCCTGAGTTATTTCGCTTACAGTTGAATGTCATAGATACTGTGATTTTTGTAATTTTTGCGCTGGAATATATTCTGCGTCTGTGGAGTGCGGAGAATAAACTTAAGTATCTAGTCAGTTTTTATTCGATTATTGATTTAATGGCTATTTTGCCATTTTTTCTAGGAGCAGTGGATATCAGTTTTATTCGGTTGTTGCGCTGGTTCCGGATTTTAAAGTTAATTAGATTTATAGATAAAAAAAATTTATTTAGTAGTATCAGCACTGAAGATGGTGTGATATTTGTGCGGATATTATTTACTTTATTTGCGATTATTTTTGTCTATTCTGGTTTGATTTATCAGGTTGAACATCCAGTTAATCCTCAAGGTTTCGCTACTTTTTTGGATGCATTGTATTTCTCTATTGTGACGATGACAACTGTGGGATTTGGTGATGTGACTCCGATTTCGGAATTGGGTCGCGGATTAACGGTGTTAATGATTTTAACTGGGATTGCGCTAATTCCTTGGCAAGTAGGGGATTTAATTAAGCGATTGGTGAAAACTGTTAATCAGGTGGAAACGATTTGTTCTGGTTGTGGATTGGCTTTTCATGATGCGGATGCGGGATTTTGTAAGCGATGTGGAACTAAGTTATAG
- a CDS encoding sensor histidine kinase yields MNRPIRIDNHPFRFLLYLEWILLALAALTAILPYTSPKFSPRFPELTICSLIIFGLMGLSLPTSNRSNKLIYTASEVFLILITGFFGGRTARLFPFLYLILVTRSCLIFKFYGRLAVTIISFVLFLITLRHRFPKYPLPPQAQERFGFFTLSLALLFALTLVFVLLLMNAVLSERQSREELAIANEKLRQYALKIENQATLEERNRIAREIHDSLGHSLTALNLQLETALKLSQSNPNRAITFLARAKELGSKALQDVRQSVSTMRSHPLQAQSLEQAISVLAEDFHRSTNIVPICQIHLDYPLQIEVSTAVYRIIQESLTNISKYANASEVKLELTTNINSLLLRIYDNGRGFDLRQNTTGFGLQSMRDRTLALGGKFDINSTLGYGCQITVNIPLGKFKV; encoded by the coding sequence ATGAACCGTCCCATCAGAATTGATAATCACCCTTTTCGGTTTTTGCTTTATTTAGAGTGGATATTGTTAGCACTGGCGGCTTTGACAGCAATATTGCCCTATACTTCGCCTAAATTCTCTCCCAGATTTCCAGAATTAACGATTTGTAGTTTAATTATATTTGGATTAATGGGGTTGAGTTTACCTACAAGTAATAGATCAAATAAGTTGATTTATACGGCAAGTGAGGTATTCTTAATTTTAATTACTGGTTTTTTTGGTGGTAGGACTGCTAGATTATTTCCTTTTCTTTATTTAATTTTAGTCACTCGTAGCTGTTTAATTTTTAAGTTTTATGGACGATTAGCAGTAACTATTATATCATTTGTTTTATTTTTAATTACACTCAGACATCGATTTCCTAAATATCCGTTACCGCCTCAAGCACAGGAACGCTTTGGTTTTTTTACGCTGAGTTTAGCATTATTATTTGCCTTAACTTTGGTTTTTGTTTTGTTGTTGATGAATGCAGTTTTATCTGAGCGACAAAGTAGAGAAGAATTAGCGATCGCTAATGAAAAACTCCGTCAATATGCCCTGAAAATTGAAAACCAAGCAACCCTAGAAGAACGCAACCGCATTGCTCGAGAAATTCATGATTCTTTGGGACATTCTCTCACAGCTTTAAATCTGCAGTTAGAAACGGCTTTAAAACTTTCGCAATCTAACCCCAATAGAGCAATAACTTTTTTAGCTAGAGCCAAGGAATTAGGTTCTAAAGCATTACAAGATGTGCGACAATCTGTTTCTACTATGCGCTCTCACCCCCTACAAGCTCAATCTTTAGAACAAGCAATTAGTGTACTGGCTGAAGACTTCCATCGCTCGACTAATATTGTGCCAATTTGTCAAATTCATCTTGATTATCCTCTCCAAATTGAGGTGAGTACCGCCGTCTATCGGATTATCCAAGAATCTTTGACTAATATTTCTAAATATGCCAATGCGAGCGAAGTTAAATTAGAATTAACCACAAATATTAATAGTTTATTATTGAGAATTTATGATAATGGCAGAGGCTTTGATTTAAGACAAAATACTACAGGTTTTGGATTGCAAAGTATGCGCGATCGCACTTTAGCATTGGGAGGTAAATTTGATATCAATAGCACCCTTGGTTACGGTTGTCAAATCACAGTTAATATTCCCCTAGGTAAATTTAAAGTATGA
- a CDS encoding GTP-binding protein yields MEYMCLVVTGTVGAGKTTFIRSVSEIEVVDTDVRPTDETAHLKNSTTVGFDFGRLQFDPEMALHLYGTPGQSRFDFMWDILIRKAHAYILLVAAHRPQEFRQARQILSFMNQRANIPMIIGLTHTDDPEAWSEEDVFVALGYVDENKRPPILKVNPTKKESVAQAVIYLVEHLMATCVV; encoded by the coding sequence ATGGAATATATGTGTTTGGTTGTGACAGGAACAGTAGGTGCCGGTAAAACTACTTTTATTCGTTCCGTTAGCGAAATTGAAGTAGTAGATACAGATGTGCGCCCAACTGATGAAACCGCACATTTAAAGAACAGTACTACTGTTGGTTTTGACTTTGGTCGGCTGCAATTTGACCCTGAGATGGCGCTGCATCTCTACGGTACACCGGGACAGTCTCGCTTCGATTTTATGTGGGATATTTTAATTCGCAAAGCTCACGCTTATATATTACTGGTAGCAGCCCATCGACCTCAAGAATTCCGTCAAGCGCGACAAATTTTAAGCTTTATGAACCAAAGGGCTAATATTCCCATGATTATTGGTCTCACTCATACCGATGATCCAGAAGCTTGGAGTGAAGAAGATGTGTTTGTCGCCTTGGGATATGTGGATGAAAATAAGCGACCTCCAATCCTGAAAGTGAATCCCACAAAAAAAGAATCTGTAGCTCAGGCGGTGATTTATCTAGTAGAACATTTAATGGCAACCTGTGTAGTTTAA
- the dnaG gene encoding DNA primase, with the protein MQIPRLHPDTIEEIRHRADIVDIVSEYVVLRKRGKDFVGLCPFHDEKSPSFTVSQTKQMYHCFGCEAGGNAIKFVMEVGKRSFADVVLELARRYQVPIQTLEPEQRQELQRQLSLREQLYEILATTAHFYQHVLKQSQGHKALQYLQSDRQLTPATIQQFGLGYAPTGWETLSRYLVDNKNYPASLVEQAGLIKPRKEGGGYYDVFRDRLMIPIRDVQGRVIGFGGRTLSDEQPKYLNSPETELFSKGKTLFALDQAKSGISQLDQAVVVEGYFDAIALHAAGVNNAVASLGTALSVEQVKLVLRYTESKQLVLNFDADQAGTNATTRAIAQIANLAYNGEIQLKILNIPDGKDADEYLRQHTPADYQQLLANAPLWLNWQIQQITKDCDLREATDFQQVTQQIVKLLKNIANSDTRNYYISHCAEILSLGDTRLIPLRVENLLTQIAPKATYSQPITQKRNGQKPSLTAVPTSDRGLLERAEALLLKIYLHCPQQRQDILDTLEARDLQFSLSHHRFLWQQILEIPATIATNLVSHMQDRYLDFPEEVELISHLFHLSEKSQKDDMVRTPKGIKTAIACMERVLREKRYRHFLELWEQTDPDTQPEQWQSYYQAFYAEKLRLQELERERQFTITDLI; encoded by the coding sequence ATGCAAATTCCCCGCTTACACCCAGATACGATTGAGGAAATTAGACACCGGGCTGATATTGTTGATATCGTCTCGGAATATGTAGTTTTACGCAAGCGGGGTAAGGATTTTGTCGGTTTGTGTCCTTTCCATGATGAGAAATCTCCCAGTTTTACTGTCAGCCAAACTAAGCAAATGTACCATTGCTTTGGTTGTGAAGCTGGGGGAAATGCGATTAAGTTTGTCATGGAAGTCGGGAAGCGTTCATTTGCTGATGTGGTGTTGGAGTTAGCGCGGCGTTACCAAGTCCCTATACAAACCTTGGAACCTGAACAAAGACAAGAACTCCAGCGTCAGTTGTCGTTGCGTGAGCAATTATATGAAATCCTCGCCACCACTGCTCACTTTTATCAACATGTCTTGAAACAATCCCAAGGACATAAAGCATTACAATATCTGCAAAGCGATCGCCAACTCACACCAGCCACTATCCAGCAATTTGGTTTAGGTTACGCCCCTACAGGTTGGGAGACTCTATCGCGCTATTTGGTGGACAATAAAAATTATCCCGCGTCTTTAGTTGAGCAAGCCGGATTGATTAAACCCCGCAAGGAAGGGGGCGGTTATTATGATGTCTTCCGCGATCGCTTAATGATTCCCATCCGCGATGTCCAAGGACGAGTGATTGGTTTTGGCGGTAGAACCTTGAGTGATGAGCAGCCTAAATATCTCAATTCCCCAGAAACGGAACTATTTAGTAAAGGTAAAACTTTATTTGCTCTCGATCAAGCTAAAAGTGGAATTTCTCAGTTAGATCAAGCTGTGGTGGTAGAAGGATATTTTGATGCGATCGCCCTCCATGCTGCTGGTGTGAATAATGCTGTCGCTTCTCTGGGTACTGCCCTCAGTGTAGAACAAGTAAAGTTAGTATTGCGTTACACTGAATCGAAACAATTGGTACTCAACTTTGACGCCGATCAAGCAGGGACAAACGCTACCACCAGAGCGATCGCCCAAATCGCCAACCTCGCCTACAATGGGGAAATTCAACTCAAGATACTCAACATCCCCGATGGTAAAGATGCTGATGAATACTTGCGTCAGCACACACCAGCAGATTATCAGCAACTGTTAGCCAACGCACCTTTGTGGTTAAATTGGCAAATTCAGCAAATCACCAAAGACTGCGATTTAAGGGAAGCCACAGATTTTCAGCAAGTAACGCAGCAAATAGTCAAATTGCTGAAAAATATCGCTAACAGTGACACGCGCAATTATTACATCTCCCACTGTGCAGAGATCCTCAGTTTAGGAGATACCAGATTAATCCCGCTGCGAGTAGAAAACCTCCTCACGCAAATTGCACCCAAAGCAACCTACTCCCAGCCGATAACTCAGAAAAGAAACGGTCAAAAACCTTCCCTAACTGCAGTTCCGACAAGCGATCGCGGGCTGTTGGAACGAGCAGAAGCCTTATTATTAAAGATTTATCTCCACTGTCCCCAACAACGCCAAGATATTTTAGACACCCTAGAAGCGAGAGACTTGCAATTTAGCCTTTCCCATCACCGTTTTTTATGGCAACAAATTCTGGAAATCCCAGCCACAATAGCCACAAACCTAGTTTCCCACATGCAAGATCGATACTTAGATTTTCCGGAAGAAGTAGAATTAATCTCCCATTTATTTCATCTTAGTGAAAAAAGCCAAAAAGATGATATGGTGCGTACTCCTAAAGGAATTAAAACAGCGATCGCTTGTATGGAAAGAGTATTACGAGAAAAGCGCTATCGCCACTTTTTAGAACTATGGGAACAAACTGATCCAGACACACAGCCAGAGCAATGGCAATCATATTATCAGGCTTTTTATGCAGAAAAATTGCGGCTGCAAGAATTAGAAAGAGAACGACAATTTACAATTACAGACTTAATTTAA
- a CDS encoding response regulator has product MIKVLLVDDQSLIRQGLRALLELEPDLEIVGEAENGESAIKLSEQLRPHVVLMDIRMPIMDGVAATQEIHRRFTGIKVLVLTTFDDEEYVTAALKNGAMGYLLKDTPSEELAVAIRAVYKGYTQLGPGIVKKLLTQFSTAGLTQSPPTPPSLAELTPREKEVLRLIATGASNREIAQKLYISEGTVKNHVTNILNRLNLRARTQAAIFANTFLSYLERDI; this is encoded by the coding sequence ATGATTAAAGTGTTACTAGTAGATGACCAAAGTTTAATTCGCCAAGGATTAAGAGCATTATTAGAGCTAGAACCAGATTTAGAAATAGTAGGAGAGGCCGAAAATGGCGAAAGCGCAATTAAATTATCAGAGCAATTGCGACCTCATGTAGTATTAATGGATATTAGAATGCCAATTATGGATGGTGTTGCAGCTACCCAAGAAATTCACAGGCGATTTACAGGGATTAAAGTTTTAGTCTTAACGACTTTTGATGATGAAGAATATGTCACCGCTGCTCTCAAAAATGGCGCCATGGGATACTTGCTTAAAGATACACCTTCAGAGGAATTAGCTGTTGCTATCCGCGCTGTTTATAAAGGATATACTCAATTAGGCCCAGGAATAGTCAAAAAACTTTTAACTCAATTCTCCACTGCAGGATTAACACAATCACCACCCACTCCACCGAGTTTAGCTGAACTGACTCCCAGAGAGAAAGAAGTTTTACGACTGATTGCGACAGGTGCTAGTAACCGAGAAATTGCTCAAAAATTGTATATTTCTGAAGGGACAGTGAAAAATCATGTTACAAATATTTTGAACCGGTTAAATCTGCGCGCTCGCACTCAAGCAGCTATATTTGCAAATACGTTTTTATCCTACTTGGAGCGGGATATTTAA